In Sesamum indicum cultivar Zhongzhi No. 13 linkage group LG1, S_indicum_v1.0, whole genome shotgun sequence, the sequence gttaATTCCATGTTATTCTCTCTAACAGGAAGAAACACACTTGTAACAATCTTGAGATCTTAATTTACTCACTCACTTCACTGTCTCTTTGTGATTTTGCAGGTATATCGCTTTGCTTGTGGTTTCACTAATCTGCTATGTGGCAACCTTTTCATTCTCTGGCCTgctcttttatctttttgccCCATCTGGACACGATTGTGGACTTAACACATTTTTCATCGTGATGACCTTGATTTTGGTGTTTGTGTTTGCTATCATCACATTGCATCCATCGGTACGTCTCTGAATTTGCTGTAACCTATCCCCCTTTATCCTGCCCCTCTAGAAAATGGTGCCTATGAACTTTTGCTGGACACACATGCTCTGCCTAAggaattattgaattaaattggaatGAAAATAGTAAAGGCTGTAAAGTGAAGTGCTTAACCTTTAGCTTGGCCTGTCTGTCACGGTTATGCTTATCTTGAACTTATATTTATGGTTGGCTtctattttgttgttgttagTATAATTGTTATTGTCTGTAATTGTTGTTATTGCATCAAATGTACGGTGATGTAACTGATGTTCTAATCCTAATATACGCTGTCATGACATAGGTAAGTGGAAGCATTTTGCCATCTTCAGTTATATCTTTGTACTGCATGTACCTCTGCTATAGTGGGCTTGCCAGTGAACCTAGGGACTACGAATGCAATGGCCTTCACAGACATTCTAAAGCAGTTTCAACCAGCAGTCTTGCTATTGGGCTGCTTACAACTGTGCTATCTGTTGTTTATTCTGCTGTCCGCGCTGGATCTTCTACAACTTTGCTTTCCCCTCCAAGCTCTCCTCGAGCAGGTAagttcttctttttcattaatGTGATTGATTGTGGTATATAATTTTCTGTCGGGCAATGTGTCCAAATCATGCACATGAAAGCACTTGTCCTCCAATTGAAGCAAATACTTTCATAGTCGAGTCTTGATTCTGATTGAATATAAAGAACTTAAATTTGCAAACATTATAAGGGTTTCAATTGAAAGGACACCTTTGTTTCTCATCCTGCTGGAATTGTCTAAGATTGTCACTACCCAAAATGAGTTTTTGGGGTTGGatactttttttcttccatatTTTTACTGTCCTAGGAAACAAACTGTTGGTGGAGTATACAGTTGACAGGAGTTTTGATTATGCCTTCGGgctgattttcttttccacaTTTGATATGGCAAAATCAATATTCAAAATACCCAATGTTCGATCTCTTCAATACAGGTTCTGGAAAACCTTTGCTTCCATTGGACAAGGCAGATGAGGAAcatgaggaaaaagaaaagtcaaaGCCAGTTACATATTCTTATTCCTTCTTCCACTTAATATTCTCCCTAGCTAGCATGTATTCGGCCATGCTTCTTACAGGTTGGTCAACATCAGTTGGAGAGAGTGGGAAGTTGGTGGATGTAGGTTGGCCATCAGTCTGGGTTCGTATTGTAACCGGTTGGGCCACTGCTGCCTTGTTTATCTGGTCTCTGGTTGCACCAATCATCTTTCCTGACAGGGAATTCTGACCATCCAAAGTAACCCACACACTGCATACATCTGTGTAGATTTTCATGTACTCTGAAGTACTTCAATGTACGAATTTGTCGAACTTTTATGTTGCTGGAATCTTCCAGCAAAATGGGATGTCAAATTGCTTATCCTCTATTGCTTGTAAATAATCTGCCAGTTTGATTAGTTAAATAAACTGTATTTCGGTAAGAGCCCAAACTTCTTCCCTGTAGATCAGAAAAGTTCTATGCCACTGCCATCTTTTTATCTCCATGGGAATCAAACTTCTTACGCGAACAGGTCATCAAATGAATTGTTTGAGATGCTGAGTTTCAGAGATCGTGTGTCTGCGCTAATATGAATCCAGTCAAGGATATTGTTCTCAGGAACTACAGCATCTCTTTAAGAGATGTTTTGCACTGAACTTCCTATACCCAACTTTAAGAAAACATTCATGGATGATCAAAGTGGTATAACGACCTCTTTTTCTTGAGTTATTAGTTTGAATCAGAAGTTCATTgctttttgcttttctttctcttcgtTTCGACCTATAACGGTAGAGATGGAGAAAATTCAGATTAGAGCCCAGAGTCTCCTACAGAAGCAAGAAATAATGTCAAATTCAAGCAATTCATTATTAGCCCAAAGTTCGATGCTCTGCGTATCCATCCTTCATCTCGTCCGGCCATCTATTTTacttaaataagaataaaatatacttgGAAATGTTAAAAGTTTCAAGCTCGACTAGTATCTGTTTCCAACTAAAAATTTCTTCAagctcaatttaattattaacaaaatcaaacatagcACAAACTTTAAGGACGATACTAATTCAATTAAGCTCCAATAACAATAAAGCAGTTCCATGTTTGTGAGTCTTGTTTAGGAATTCCGGGTATAACAAATGTAGAACTCATTTAACCTTTTACTGATGGAGAAAGAGGGAGGGGGCATTTAACAATCAAAACTCCAGTTGATCACCATAGTTAATACAAGACAATGCAATCCCaacaagagtaaaatatataactttttcttatattCCCAGTATAAATAGTGAAAAACATTTAAAACCTGTGTTTACTAAAAAATCTTTGATGCAAGTTTGTCAGTGTTCAATCCTCAAAATCTCCAGCATTCTCCAAAAGGTAGTTCACTGCCAATTCCTCGTTCCGGTCACAAGCTAAAAAGGCCTCAATGACAAGAGCTCTGTCAAAACCCATGGCCTCCATCTAAAcataataaacaaatgaaCTCATTAGTACAGACCCACAGCATATTTCGTGTTGTAAGAAACTTGGAAATGAAGTGCAAGAGAAAGAGGAGCAAAACAGAGTGAAGGCATTAGGCATTTTCATACTCTTTCAATGGCCTCCTGCTCTGCTGGTGTGACACTAACAGCATGGGGCATCTCCTGCTCAGCCTGATCAAATATATCCCTATAGATGAATAAAAGCTACTAGATTAACATTGCATGTGTTGCAGAGAATGTAATACACGCATATCATGTGGTTagataagagagagagagagagagagagagagagagagagagagtaataCACGCATATCATGTGGTTagataagagagagagagagagagagagagagagagagagagagagttttagTGGTATAAGGGGGAACACTGAAGATGAGATTTATGGTATTAACTTGAGTATTAGGTAAAAAGTAATCCTGTATGCCAATTCACACAGCAATGCCATTTTCTAGATGCATAGATACTCACCCTTCAGAACCATCAACAGGTTCGTTGATTAACTGGAGGAACTCCTGATGGTTTTCTTGTATGAGTCTAAGGAGTGAAGGATTTTGCTTTCCAAGCTCCTGAAGCATGGGCTGTAAggggaaataaattttagcatTTCAAAATAAGGAGATATTTcacatgaacaaaaaaatagaggattTTAAAAGCTACCTGTAGAATCTGTGGATTAGCTTGAACCAATGAACGCAACGCTTGAAACTGGATTCAATTAAAGaaactttttaatataactCTCATTTTCAAGGTTTGGCACGATAAATACACCATGCATCCAGAAAAGGAGAAATGGGAGttaaagaatatttaattCCAATTGGTATTTGGTAAAATCAGAATACAAAAGCTGAAGATAAGCATTTGGCATTTGAAGAGCTTATGAGATATAGTCAAAACTCAAACGAACATCATAGACAAAATAAGCAAAACCCCACCTGTTGGTTGTTCCTGAGGAAATCAAGGGATCCAAGACCAGCACCCGCAGCACCAGAAACGGTCTCCTGGAGAGTTTCCAACATACAAACATTAAAACAGGGGAAAATAGACAAACATGGCATTATGAGCACCCTAAAGATGATGAAAAACCTGAGGAAACAAATTCAAAGGAGATGAATTGGGTGCTCCTGAAGCAGGTGGACCAGTTGCGGCAACAGAATCAACTGCAGGTTGGGCCAATGGAACTGCAACTTCAGTGCTATCAGGGATTCCCTacagaaaaagataataaagtGAATGTCTGTTGCTAACGGCCAATGGACAaagtaaaacaagaaaatgaatcaAAGCATACTGAATACAAGTAATCCACTGCTCGTTCTGGATTATTATACGCAGCCCGAAGTGCACGTGTTACTGTCTCTTTGTCCCAACTACCACCACCCATATCAATTAGTTGTTGAATTGTCTGCTCAAGATTATTACTAGCAACTAAATTGGAAGCAGCATCTCTATAAGGATCCAAAGGGTCACtgaaaaaacaataatgatTAATTCAATTCTTCCATGAAATATTAGAGGCACAACAGAATCACAAATGAAAAGATTCCATACCTTGCTGTTGGAGCAACAGAAGCTGATCCAGTGCTCTTAGCAGCCCTACAGgaccaaaaaaaatcatcaagtGGTAAATACGAACACTAGAGGTGAAAATGCTGCTGTAGATATTTTGCAATAACTCACGGTACAGATGGTCGAGCTTCAGCTGCAGGGGTAGCGTTGCAAGCTGGTGCAGCCTGCTCAAAGAACTAGGTATGAGAAATGAGAAATCTCACAACATAAAGAACAAAGAGAAaacttgaagaaaagaaaaatatgtgtaTGTCTAGAATAGCACCTGGGAAGATGTCGACCCACTTGCGCCCGAACTTTTACTCTGCAGTTAAAAGAAATGCACGAAAAAGGAGAGATTTAACAAGGACTAACGAATTGCAAGGCTTTACCATTCTGAAGTTCATAAAGGGATCAATTACATAGAACTAGCCACTACCACTACCATGGTACACACATTACCATCCATGACTAGGTAATTGTAATACTTTCCGGAGATTCAAATAAACCAGCCCAGGGTCCGACAGTTACCTTGCTTAGCATGACAACAAGAAACCCATCCTCAGAGACCTTGTTTTCAGCCAAGGTACTTTCGTCTTTCAATACTTTCCCATTATGAATCAATAATTGCTGACCACATGGATAGTTATCTTTGCCTTGTACATCTTCAATGCTTTTCTTAACAGCCATTATCTAGTACCATAAATATCCAAATCTTGATCAATCAACAGCATGGGAAAGACATAACggtttcaaataataaagttcAGACCACCATTACAACATATACTACAGTTCCAAATGTGGAGAAGTAGCAACTCAAGTAGAAACTAGAAATTAATCAAAGCATATCATGAAAAAAACTGGGTGTCCTACACGTCTTTCCAGTGTTGGTTTCCCTTCTAAAAACCTTCAAATTAAGTAGTATTTATGCACAATCATGTTCAAAAATTCCAGAACAGCCACAAGATCACATTTTTCCAACTCTCGGGAACAACTTCCCTCTGAAAACTTAGCAACCTTCTAATATTCAGCTTACAGTTCAAGCAACCAACTTGACAACTTTAACTCAAACACTCCACCAAAATATGCTACAACATAAGGAGAAAAAAGTGAAAGATGAATATAGAATCTTCCCCACAGGCAACTCCTTAAAACCTCACCTACTAACACATTTTTTCAAGCATTTCCTAAAGAGCCTAACACACACCCTTTCTAGCAACTAAATTGAATTGCTTCGAGTAATACAAGCAAAAGGGTCACTAGCCCGGCCACAATATCCAACAAAACCTCAAAATTAGACAGAATAATACTCGCCCACTAATCAAGCAAAGTACTCAAATCAGATGCATGCTCTAGGTACAACTTCCACACTACCCAAAAACGAACCaaaaattccattttttctcACATTCATCAAAATACACACAAAATAATTCGCATTTCGAGacagaaaatagagagaagGGCCACTGACGGTGTCGTTGGGGTGGACGCTAATTTGGAAGTGGCTGCCTTTGAGAGTCTTCACGGTGAGCTTCATATCGGCGAATTCTCAACGAATTTATGTCAAAAAGATGTTAAATAATGggccaaaaattcaaaaccctAGAACGTACACTATGGATCCAGAGAGAggaatgaagaagaagagaaagtaTGCAAGCAGAAATCTTGGGCATGGggttttttcaattcaattttatactGCAGATTGACACGTGCGCTCCACGTGACCTGcaattttcactatttttttcttttagggataattagaTTCTGCTCCCCtgatatttgtgtaattacgtGTAAATCCCCTAacttgaaaattacatctagcatattgagatttgcttatgtctaacaaataagtctccgttagtcaaaattcaccgaatttgttgatattaacaaaaaaaatctagaTTAAcccctaattgacttattactaacttattgtaggtccAATAAACcttttaataatcaaattatcctcatacatTTTCGcgcgttaatgcatatgatgatgtatattttcactgttatataggtagtttagtcaaaaaaaatttatttgacctgtaataagtatGTAATCAGTCAAATCAttggtaaatatcaatttttattttatataagcaattttggtgaattttgataaacagatggacttatttgttagatggaaacaaattcaagggtgttagatgtaatttttcaaattataggaGATCTATGTGTAAATATACCAAACATCAAGGAAgcagaatgtaattatccctttattttATCCACTCTTTTagtcttcttttcttttttcaattctttcaTCCTTCAAATTATATGGATTTagttttattcaaaatttaatttttggcccaaaaattcaaaattaaaaaatttattaatattttattatatatatatatatgacgcgtgtaaaattaatttttgtgtatgtcaatatatatatcgattcaaattaaaaaaaatcaagagattgttatattttataatacttttttgatatacatatataaataatgccttaccttataaaaatatggatTTGTTTCCATATTtaccttattaattaaagtaattataagatagtattcattttcaataacTATTTCTGAAGTTAAACTTTTCTACTATAATTTCCAACAActgtttttgaaataaaagttGGTGTGGTGCAGTCTTACTCATGAAGTGTAGAATACAACACTAAAGATATTTACCATCATCAATTAGAAGAAGTGTCGGGCGACTATCGACAGTATATCTCCCTATTTGAATCGAGTCGTTGTCAAGATCTGTAAGTTGCTTTTGTTGTTAGTCTTATATAGCTTATTGTTAATCCCTTAAAACGTTGTTAGTTTTAGACGTTATAAGGCGGAATAGTGTTGGTGTCGTGACACGGACTGTTAAGTAACATATGACACATTGATCGAGAAACGTCGGCCGATTGGAAAATGTCATGTGAGGGTGTATGACTTAGGCACACAACTGCTGAAGGTATGGGCCGTAGGTACAGAATGGGATGTGGTAGTTGGTTTCAACATCATTTTGACATTTGTTAGCTGAGGACAATATGAGACAAAGTGTGAGAGGCATTGTAGGAAATAATGGAAGGATGAAGATGATGTGCGCAAAAGGACAATGTTGGCGAGACAGATTGGTGGTGTGTGGGCAGGACGTTGAGTGGGATTTCTTGGAAGAAGTTGGACATTGCACGCAGAATGACTAAATGTTGTCAGCAAGACCAAGACTTGGTGTTTGGGTTGCAAACTAAGGCAAGAGACAATTTAAACAAGTTGTACAAATAATTGATGCTGTTTAATTCAAGATAACTGCCTACCATATACCAATGTGGttgcacatttttttttcgagTTAGAGCGTGACACAGTGCTCAAGTAAATTTACTTGTACAGAAACTAAGGAACAAACTCAAAATTGGGTGATTTacctataaatatatgttgtcttttaagtttttacaTTCATCCGTCTGTCGATAAAtatatcttcttttttatttggttaaatagataaattaaaaattaaaaattgtatacACGCATCAATGTGCTCTAGTTGCTAATACATTTATTAAGTGTGATAACCGGAAAGGAGAGATTCAAATTCTTTAACTAACTATAACAATTGGCAAAGTATGTACGCGGCCTAAAAATGCCTTTAATCAtacttatgttttttttatccccatataactatatatttttttattaagtaattttattaataatttattattcaaacaTACATGAGATTAATTTAGgtttaaatatgtaaaatgagcaaataaatccctatgaaaaaaattagcaaattatctctGTATTTCGAAAAACGTAGTAAATTACCCTCTATCAATAGTTTAAATATgagataatttactttatttttcaaaacacaaaaaataatttgctattttattttttatataggatttttgttatttttttatattacaggaagataaattgtatttttttttcataatttaatttattaatttgaatcaattatttagtttacatttctttcattaattcaataaatatgataaaaatttaaattattatacacGCGTTAGATATACGTTAAATATCTTGATTCCACAAGCATATACGTATGATCTcctctatatctatataactACCTTAATTTCAGGTGGATTCTATTTACCGTTTCCACGTTTCCTCTATTTTGGTAGTATTAAATTGATTCGCCTCCCATGGACTGGACTCAGCTCATTCCCCGTGAGTCCATTTTTCCGCCTATATTCGAATCACATGCAGCCAGACTAAACCAAGGAAAAATCCGGAGGTAAAGTTGgaaattttctgtatttttgttggattttttggAATCAGTGACATTTTCTGTTTAATGCAGAAAGGATTTGCGGATCGCCGGCGGAGCGACGTGCACGCGTGTTTCGACGATGATTTGCCTCGATATGTAGGAGTTTGCGCCTGTATACGCGTATATTGGGAGTAGATTGAGGTTTTGGATGCGATGGATAAGGAGaaggaggagaagaagaagtaTCCGATTGGAGCGGAGTATTACACTCTGTATGAAGAGGTGGGGACGGGAGCCAGCGCTACAGTTAGTCGGGCGCTATGCATCCCGCTCAATGAGATTGTCGCGGTCAAAATCATGGACTTTGAACGCAGTAACTGCAATCTGGTAACGCTCCCTCTGTTTacgaattaataaatatatgcatGTGGATGTAGTTAGAATGCTATAGGATTTCTGTTGCTGGAAACAAGTGTTCTGTTTCTGTTTTCTTAGGATTTCTTCCtggaatttgattttgatatgtGCACGTGGTGCAAATATATGTGTATCTGTAATAGAGGCAAGTTAATGTTTTCGGTAGAAGTTTGTTGGTTCTTGGCGATTTAGTGAATATGGGAAAACTTTGTACTTTTAGAGGCACGTGTTGACTGTTTCTTAGATCGTATCAAAGAGTTGGAGAGTTAGTAGGAAAAATGAAGCTGCTGATGAGGAAGGGTTTTAACTGTTCATGAGCATCTAATACTGCATGGTAATGagaagatttttattttgagtatgGTTTGGAGATATTTGAAGATGCAATTTATTAGTGGTCCAGTTGTTGTAAATTTACATAACGAGATGGTTTGACATTCGAAGTtcttgttttcatttattgtgGGATTATGGGAGCTAGATGTTACTGTATTCAATAAATATCTCTGCTTCCTAGGATGTAAGGATATAGAAACTTTATACTACAAATGGAGACGGTTTAGAGTAtatctctaattttatttcctgTAATATCTTATTTCGATTGAGCAAGAAGTCCTGTACTTGTTGTTAATTGATTtggatttaaatttgaaacgTTTATTTAGAGCTTTATAGCGAAATTTTGCTGTCATTAGATGGAAACTGGTCTCTGATGCTAGTATACATTCATCATAACATTCTGGTTTCGTTGTTAACTTGCTCTCCTACTTGAGATTATCATTGAGTCCTCTCTTCTGGAAACGTGATAAAGTGTATTGTCTGATTGAGTTCTTGTTTGCAACCCAGAATAACATTTCACGGGAATCACAACTAATGTTCCTTGTTGACCACCCCAATGTTCTTAAATCACACTGCTCCTTTGTCTGTGATCATAATTTGTGGGTCGTAATGCCTTACATGGCTGGAGGTTCTTGCCTACACATATTGAAAGCTGCACATCCGGATGGTTTCGAGGAGGTTGTTATTGCAACAATTTTGCGTGAGGTGTTGAAGGGCCTGGACTATCTTCATCAACATGGCCACATCCATCGGGATGTCAAAGTAAGTagataatatatgaaattgttCCATATTCACGctgttatttgtttttcattaatttcatGAGGTGCCAATTTAAATGAAGTTCTGAAATATATAGGACCATGTATTTGTTGGTCTATTTGGTGGTGTTCAcggtgtatatatacatacatatatatatttgttgaggATATAACTACTAATATTCAGCCGCTCTTCTTCCCATTTTACTGTAGATGTATGTGTCAATATTCAGCTAAATGAGCAATCTGAATTGTAACGCATAAAATGTCATGTACATTTAAAAGTGACGGACTGGTGCAATCCAATTGAATCTATCAATTTAAATGAAGTTCTGAAACATATGGAGCCATATATCTGTTGGTCTATTGGTCGAGGATATAACTATTATTAGACAGcttctcttcttcctttttgctCTAGCTGTACGTGTCAACATTTCAGCTGAATTGGCGTTCAGAATATTCGTCCAGATAAATGTGAATACATTTAAAAAGGGGGAAAACTTTGTTTACCTATTTCAATATATCTGAATTTTGATTCTCTATTTTGCCTTTTGGCAATTTCACATATACAAACATAATCCTTGGCTCTTTGTCTCCCGGAGGCTTTATTTAGACTTAACATAGTTTAACGCATACTGGGACTGCTGAAAggggaaaaagggaaaaaaaaagtttc encodes:
- the LOC105165368 gene encoding probable serine incorporator — its product is MWAASCLASCCAGCACDACRTVVSGISRRSARIAYCGLFALSLVVSWILREVAAPLMEKIPWINHFHQTPDREWFETDAVLRVSLGNFLFFTILAIFMIGVKNQKDSRDSLHHGGWMMKIICWCILVILMFFLPNGIISFYEATSKFGSGLFLLVQVVLLLDFIHGWNEKWVGYDEQFWYIALLVVSLICYVATFSFSGLLFYLFAPSGHDCGLNTFFIVMTLILVFVFAIITLHPSVSGSILPSSVISLYCMYLCYSGLASEPRDYECNGLHRHSKAVSTSSLAIGLLTTVLSVVYSAVRAGSSTTLLSPPSSPRAGSGKPLLPLDKADEEHEEKEKSKPVTYSYSFFHLIFSLASMYSAMLLTGWSTSVGESGKLVDVGWPSVWVRIVTGWATAALFIWSLVAPIIFPDREF
- the LOC105165371 gene encoding ubiquitin receptor RAD23b isoform X1, whose translation is MKLTVKTLKGSHFQISVHPNDTIMAVKKSIEDVQGKDNYPCGQQLLIHNGKVLKDESTLAENKVSEDGFLVVMLSKSKSSGASGSTSSQAAPACNATPAAEARPSVPAAKSTGSASVAPTASDPLDPYRDAASNLVASNNLEQTIQQLIDMGGGSWDKETVTRALRAAYNNPERAVDYLYSGIPDSTEVAVPLAQPAVDSVAATGPPASGAPNSSPLNLFPQETVSGAAGAGLGSLDFLRNNQQFQALRSLVQANPQILQPMLQELGKQNPSLLRLIQENHQEFLQLINEPVDGSEGDIFDQAEQEMPHAVSVTPAEQEAIERMEAMGFDRALVIEAFLACDRNEELAVNYLLENAGDFED
- the LOC105165371 gene encoding ubiquitin receptor RAD23b isoform X2, which translates into the protein MKLTVKTLKGSHFQISVHPNDTIMAVKKSIEDVQGKDNYPCGQQLLIHNGKVLKDESTLAENKVSEDGFLVVMLSKSKSSGASGSTSSQAAPACNATPAAEARPSVPAAKSTGSASVAPTASDPLDPYRDAASNLVASNNLEQTIQQLIDMGGGSWDKETVTRALRAAYNNPERAVDYLYSGIPDSTEVAVPLAQPAVDSVAATGPPASGAPNSSPLNLFPQETVSGAAGAGLGSLDFLRNNQQFQALRSLVQANPQILQPMLQELGKQNPSLLRLIQENHQEFLQLINEPVDGSEGLSRRCPMLLVSHQQSRRPLKEWRPWVLTELLSLRPF